A window of the Xenopus laevis strain J_2021 chromosome 9_10L, Xenopus_laevis_v10.1, whole genome shotgun sequence genome harbors these coding sequences:
- the hexd.L gene encoding hexosaminidase D L homeolog isoform X3 → MSHNNAVHSTSTCYRPSTSEDARKFPGQAIPASPLVLVHLDLKGAPPKVSYLAQVLPLFSALGAKGLLIEYEDTFPYYGELLPLRAPHAYSPQEIREILRLAHCFNLEVIPLVQTFGHMEFVLKHGVFSHLREVEGFTNTLNPHKEQSLQLVQAMIGQVMELHPDARWLHIGSDEVYFLGEGRESKEIIANTQITVQEIFLHHLKAVTSHVASAYSGVRPIAWDDMLRDANEQVLTESGVTHLLELMIWDYSPDLDIDKKVAMVAKYKQCGFQKLWFASAFKGATGVKEQLTSINHHLGNNNQWLKVAAKIPQELLQGIALTGWQRYDHFSVLCELLPVAIPCVAVCLQFLKHGEYSDQVIEQVKSFLGMTELENLGSISSGSFPGNKVLSLVTQLICNLRPELKELLEENKFVGGWFSPYHRRTNVINPVMVQEIQPATMSPRICI, encoded by the exons ATGAGCCACAACAATGCGGTTCATTCCACCTCCACGTGTTACAG GCCAAGCACTAGCGAGGATGCCAGAAAGTTCCCAGGCCAGGCTATTCCAGCTTCCCCTTTGGTGCTCGTTCATTTAGACCTGAAAGGTGCTCCCCCAAAAGTCTCGTACTTGGCTCAG GTCCTACCTCTCTTTTCAGCTCTGGGAGCAAAAGGGCTGCTTATAGAATATGAAGACACATTTCCTTACTATGGAGAGCTCTTACCTCTTAGGGCACCACACGCTTACAG CCCTCAAGAAATCAGAGAGATATTGAGATTGGCACATTGCTTTAATTTAGAAGTCATTCCCCTGGTGCAAACATTTGGGCACATGGAG TTCGTACTGAAGCACGGGGTATTCTCTCACCTGAGAGAGGTTGAGGGCTTTACAAACACCCTGAACCCACACAAAGAACAATCTCTGCAGCTGGTTCAAGCCATGATTGGCCAAGTGATGGAGTTACACCCTGATGCCCGCTGGCTGCACATTGGCTCTGATGAG GTGTATTTCCTCGGAGAGGGCAGAGAGTCCAAGGAAATCATAGCCAATACCCAAATCACAGTACAGGAAATCTTTTTACACCATCTGAAGGCTGTGACTTCACACGTGGCCTCAGCTTACTCAGGGGTCCGACCCATAGCTTGGGATGACATGCTTCGTGATGCTAACGAACAAGTGCTGACAG AGTCAGGTGTGACACATCTGTTGGAACTGATGATATGGGACTACAGTCCAGACCTGGACATTGACAAAAAAG TTGCTATGGTGGCTAAATACAAGCAGTGCGGTTTCCAGAAGTTATGGTTCGCAAGTGCTTTCAAGGGGGCCACTGGAGTCAAGGAACAGCTCACCAGTATCAATCATCACCTTGGAAACAACAACCAGTGGCTAAAAGTGGCAGCAAAGATACCACAGGAGTTGCTACAGGGAATAGCGCTAACAGGCTGGCAGAG GTACGACCACTTCTCAGTTCTGTGTGAGCTTCTGCCTGTGGCTATTCCTTGTGTGGCCGTGTGCCTGCAGTTTCTGAAGCATG GTGAATATTCTGACCAGGTGATAGAGCAAGTCAAAAGCTTTCTGGGAATGACAGAACTGGAAAATTTGGGAAG CATCTCAAGTGGCTCATTCCCGGGCAACAAGGTCCTCTCCCTTGTCACTCAGCTCATCTGTAACTTAAGGCCAGAACTGAAGGAGTTACTGGAAGAGAACAA GTTTGTTGGCGGCTGGTTTAGCCCATACCACAGGAGGACAAATGTAATTAACCCTGTAATGGTGCAGGAGATCCAGCCAGCCACCATGAG TCCTAGAATATGTATTTGA
- the hexd.L gene encoding hexosaminidase D L homeolog isoform X2, protein MDRPSTSEDARKFPGQAIPASPLVLVHLDLKGAPPKVSYLAQVLPLFSALGAKGLLIEYEDTFPYYGELLPLRAPHAYSPQEIREILRLAHCFNLEVIPLVQTFGHMEFVLKHGVFSHLREVEGFTNTLNPHKEQSLQLVQAMIGQVMELHPDARWLHIGSDEVYFLGEGRESKEIIANTQITVQEIFLHHLKAVTSHVASAYSGVRPIAWDDMLRDANEQVLTESGVTHLLELMIWDYSPDLDIDKKVAMVAKYKQCGFQKLWFASAFKGATGVKEQLTSINHHLGNNNQWLKVAAKIPQELLQGIALTGWQRYDHFSVLCELLPVAIPCVAVCLQFLKHGEYSDQVIEQVKSFLGMTELENLGSISSGSFPGNKVLSLVTQLICNLRPELKELLEENKFVGGWFSPYHRRTNVINPVMVQEIQPATMSLMSRWQTLHEELQNELLQIYPSSTVVEWMEVNVLPWYLQIKKLCEDLNAALQNPL, encoded by the exons ATGGACAG GCCAAGCACTAGCGAGGATGCCAGAAAGTTCCCAGGCCAGGCTATTCCAGCTTCCCCTTTGGTGCTCGTTCATTTAGACCTGAAAGGTGCTCCCCCAAAAGTCTCGTACTTGGCTCAG GTCCTACCTCTCTTTTCAGCTCTGGGAGCAAAAGGGCTGCTTATAGAATATGAAGACACATTTCCTTACTATGGAGAGCTCTTACCTCTTAGGGCACCACACGCTTACAG CCCTCAAGAAATCAGAGAGATATTGAGATTGGCACATTGCTTTAATTTAGAAGTCATTCCCCTGGTGCAAACATTTGGGCACATGGAG TTCGTACTGAAGCACGGGGTATTCTCTCACCTGAGAGAGGTTGAGGGCTTTACAAACACCCTGAACCCACACAAAGAACAATCTCTGCAGCTGGTTCAAGCCATGATTGGCCAAGTGATGGAGTTACACCCTGATGCCCGCTGGCTGCACATTGGCTCTGATGAG GTGTATTTCCTCGGAGAGGGCAGAGAGTCCAAGGAAATCATAGCCAATACCCAAATCACAGTACAGGAAATCTTTTTACACCATCTGAAGGCTGTGACTTCACACGTGGCCTCAGCTTACTCAGGGGTCCGACCCATAGCTTGGGATGACATGCTTCGTGATGCTAACGAACAAGTGCTGACAG AGTCAGGTGTGACACATCTGTTGGAACTGATGATATGGGACTACAGTCCAGACCTGGACATTGACAAAAAAG TTGCTATGGTGGCTAAATACAAGCAGTGCGGTTTCCAGAAGTTATGGTTCGCAAGTGCTTTCAAGGGGGCCACTGGAGTCAAGGAACAGCTCACCAGTATCAATCATCACCTTGGAAACAACAACCAGTGGCTAAAAGTGGCAGCAAAGATACCACAGGAGTTGCTACAGGGAATAGCGCTAACAGGCTGGCAGAG GTACGACCACTTCTCAGTTCTGTGTGAGCTTCTGCCTGTGGCTATTCCTTGTGTGGCCGTGTGCCTGCAGTTTCTGAAGCATG GTGAATATTCTGACCAGGTGATAGAGCAAGTCAAAAGCTTTCTGGGAATGACAGAACTGGAAAATTTGGGAAG CATCTCAAGTGGCTCATTCCCGGGCAACAAGGTCCTCTCCCTTGTCACTCAGCTCATCTGTAACTTAAGGCCAGAACTGAAGGAGTTACTGGAAGAGAACAA GTTTGTTGGCGGCTGGTTTAGCCCATACCACAGGAGGACAAATGTAATTAACCCTGTAATGGTGCAGGAGATCCAGCCAGCCACCATGAG CCTCATGTCCCGATGGCAGACACTACACGAAGAACTGCAAAACGAGCTGCTGCAAATCTATCCCTCTAGCACGGTAGTAGAATGGATGGAGGTGAATGTCCTACCCTGGTACCTCCAGATTAAGAAACTGTGTGAAGATTTAAATGCTGCGCTGCAGAATCCCCTGTAG
- the hexd.L gene encoding hexosaminidase D L homeolog isoform X1 produces MSHNNAVHSTSTCYRPSTSEDARKFPGQAIPASPLVLVHLDLKGAPPKVSYLAQVLPLFSALGAKGLLIEYEDTFPYYGELLPLRAPHAYSPQEIREILRLAHCFNLEVIPLVQTFGHMEFVLKHGVFSHLREVEGFTNTLNPHKEQSLQLVQAMIGQVMELHPDARWLHIGSDEVYFLGEGRESKEIIANTQITVQEIFLHHLKAVTSHVASAYSGVRPIAWDDMLRDANEQVLTESGVTHLLELMIWDYSPDLDIDKKVAMVAKYKQCGFQKLWFASAFKGATGVKEQLTSINHHLGNNNQWLKVAAKIPQELLQGIALTGWQRYDHFSVLCELLPVAIPCVAVCLQFLKHGEYSDQVIEQVKSFLGMTELENLGSISSGSFPGNKVLSLVTQLICNLRPELKELLEENKFVGGWFSPYHRRTNVINPVMVQEIQPATMSLMSRWQTLHEELQNELLQIYPSSTVVEWMEVNVLPWYLQIKKLCEDLNAALQNPL; encoded by the exons ATGAGCCACAACAATGCGGTTCATTCCACCTCCACGTGTTACAG GCCAAGCACTAGCGAGGATGCCAGAAAGTTCCCAGGCCAGGCTATTCCAGCTTCCCCTTTGGTGCTCGTTCATTTAGACCTGAAAGGTGCTCCCCCAAAAGTCTCGTACTTGGCTCAG GTCCTACCTCTCTTTTCAGCTCTGGGAGCAAAAGGGCTGCTTATAGAATATGAAGACACATTTCCTTACTATGGAGAGCTCTTACCTCTTAGGGCACCACACGCTTACAG CCCTCAAGAAATCAGAGAGATATTGAGATTGGCACATTGCTTTAATTTAGAAGTCATTCCCCTGGTGCAAACATTTGGGCACATGGAG TTCGTACTGAAGCACGGGGTATTCTCTCACCTGAGAGAGGTTGAGGGCTTTACAAACACCCTGAACCCACACAAAGAACAATCTCTGCAGCTGGTTCAAGCCATGATTGGCCAAGTGATGGAGTTACACCCTGATGCCCGCTGGCTGCACATTGGCTCTGATGAG GTGTATTTCCTCGGAGAGGGCAGAGAGTCCAAGGAAATCATAGCCAATACCCAAATCACAGTACAGGAAATCTTTTTACACCATCTGAAGGCTGTGACTTCACACGTGGCCTCAGCTTACTCAGGGGTCCGACCCATAGCTTGGGATGACATGCTTCGTGATGCTAACGAACAAGTGCTGACAG AGTCAGGTGTGACACATCTGTTGGAACTGATGATATGGGACTACAGTCCAGACCTGGACATTGACAAAAAAG TTGCTATGGTGGCTAAATACAAGCAGTGCGGTTTCCAGAAGTTATGGTTCGCAAGTGCTTTCAAGGGGGCCACTGGAGTCAAGGAACAGCTCACCAGTATCAATCATCACCTTGGAAACAACAACCAGTGGCTAAAAGTGGCAGCAAAGATACCACAGGAGTTGCTACAGGGAATAGCGCTAACAGGCTGGCAGAG GTACGACCACTTCTCAGTTCTGTGTGAGCTTCTGCCTGTGGCTATTCCTTGTGTGGCCGTGTGCCTGCAGTTTCTGAAGCATG GTGAATATTCTGACCAGGTGATAGAGCAAGTCAAAAGCTTTCTGGGAATGACAGAACTGGAAAATTTGGGAAG CATCTCAAGTGGCTCATTCCCGGGCAACAAGGTCCTCTCCCTTGTCACTCAGCTCATCTGTAACTTAAGGCCAGAACTGAAGGAGTTACTGGAAGAGAACAA GTTTGTTGGCGGCTGGTTTAGCCCATACCACAGGAGGACAAATGTAATTAACCCTGTAATGGTGCAGGAGATCCAGCCAGCCACCATGAG CCTCATGTCCCGATGGCAGACACTACACGAAGAACTGCAAAACGAGCTGCTGCAAATCTATCCCTCTAGCACGGTAGTAGAATGGATGGAGGTGAATGTCCTACCCTGGTACCTCCAGATTAAGAAACTGTGTGAAGATTTAAATGCTGCGCTGCAGAATCCCCTGTAG
- the hexd.L gene encoding hexosaminidase D L homeolog (The RefSeq protein has 1 substitution compared to this genomic sequence) yields MEFVLKHGVFSHLREVEGFTNTLNPHKEQSLQLVQAMIGQVMELHPDARWLHIGSDEVYFLGEGRESKEIIANTQITVQEIFLHHLKAVTSHVASAYSGVRPIAWDDMLRDANEQVLTESGVTHLLELMIWDYSPDLDVDKKVAMVAKYKQCGFQKLWFASAFKGATGVKEQLTSINHHLGNNNQWLKVAAKIPQELLQGIALTGWQRYDHFSVLCELLPVAIPCVAVCLQFLKHGEYSDQVIEQVKSFLGMTELENLGSISSGSFPGNKVLSLVTQLICNLRPELKELLEENKFVGGWFSPYHRRTNVINPVMVQEIQPATMSLMSRWQTLHEELQNELLQIYPSSTVVEWMEVNVLPWYLQIKKLCEDLNAALQNPL; encoded by the exons ATGGAG TTCGTACTGAAGCACGGGGTATTCTCTCACCTGAGAGAGGTTGAGGGCTTTACAAACACCCTGAACCCACACAAAGAACAATCTCTGCAGCTGGTTCAAGCCATGATTGGCCAAGTGATGGAGTTACACCCTGATGCCCGCTGGCTGCACATTGGCTCTGATGAG GTGTATTTCCTCGGAGAGGGCAGAGAGTCCAAGGAAATCATAGCCAATACCCAAATCACAGTACAGGAAATCTTTTTACACCATCTGAAGGCTGTGACTTCACACGTGGCCTCAGCTTACTCAGGGGTCCGACCCATAGCTTGGGATGACATGCTTCGTGATGCTAACGAACAAGTGCTGACAG AGTCAGGTGTGACACATCTGTTGGAACTGATGATATGGGACTACAGTCCAGACCTGGACATTGACAAAAAAG TTGCTATGGTGGCTAAATACAAGCAGTGCGGTTTCCAGAAGTTATGGTTCGCAAGTGCTTTCAAGGGGGCCACTGGAGTCAAGGAACAGCTCACCAGTATCAATCATCACCTTGGAAACAACAACCAGTGGCTAAAAGTGGCAGCAAAGATACCACAGGAGTTGCTACAGGGAATAGCGCTAACAGGCTGGCAGAG GTACGACCACTTCTCAGTTCTGTGTGAGCTTCTGCCTGTGGCTATTCCTTGTGTGGCCGTGTGCCTGCAGTTTCTGAAGCATG GTGAATATTCTGACCAGGTGATAGAGCAAGTCAAAAGCTTTCTGGGAATGACAGAACTGGAAAATTTGGGAAG CATCTCAAGTGGCTCATTCCCGGGCAACAAGGTCCTCTCCCTTGTCACTCAGCTCATCTGTAACTTAAGGCCAGAACTGAAGGAGTTACTGGAAGAGAACAA GTTTGTTGGCGGCTGGTTTAGCCCATACCACAGGAGGACAAATGTAATTAACCCTGTAATGGTGCAGGAGATCCAGCCAGCCACCATGAG CCTCATGTCCCGATGGCAGACACTACACGAAGAACTGCAAAACGAGCTGCTGCAAATCTATCCCTCTAGCACGGTAGTAGAATGGATGGAGGTGAATGTCCTACCCTGGTACCTCCAGATTAAGAAACTGTGTGAAGATTTAAATGCTGCGCTGCAGAATCCCCTGTAG